DNA from Daucus carota subsp. sativus chromosome 1, DH1 v3.0, whole genome shotgun sequence:
atttggattcaaaattatttgtaataCCAATGGTGTATATTTATTGGATAAAGCTAAAATTATTTGCATAGGATGAAAACTGGAAGCTGATATTCGTCTATTTTTGAGCGATTTTATACTACtaagggggtgtttgtttccggcttaaaagccgggcttttggtttataagttataagcacttatttatatcgtttgtgtaaaaagtcaagaagcacttataaaaagctaggaatgttaacttttgtttcagggtttctaattgtttcccaaacactttaatcacttataagtcttaacttgcttcaaacttctactccacttttttattttaagcaagaaccacttattttaaactcacccaaacggcccttaAAACACAAAATAGATGATTAAATATGATCTATCAATTATTATTAGAAACAATAGGGTTAAAAATAGTGAGAATGAGAACAATTCTGTGAACTACAAAACTCTGTTTGGTAGCACTCTTCTTATGAATGCAAATCTCTATTAGCTTTtacaaaatatcaatttttattttagaaagaaACTCAACTGAAATTATGAAAAaagtctttttattttattttattttattttattatgtagGGTTTTAAGTAGGTAATAATGGGAGAAAGTATTCTTACATGTTTATGGATCCATTAGTTTGGTACCTCTTGGAGTTAATTAACAATATGTATTGCCACATCATGAGATAGTGCTTTCATGATTAATGATAAATGGAGAGGGGACGGATATGCAATTATAAACTTGACCtataatacaataaaataaaataaagccaAGCATTGTCTCCGAATTCATCTACTTTCTTCTTCATGATAATTAGCTGGTTAATTGGAGCTTTTAATAATTGAAAACATGGGCATgcatcattatatatttatttaggtTGTACGTATCAGTTCGGTAAATTATGAAGATGAAAAATTATCAGTgattaattatcaatttttaaaataatgattttactgAGCACAGAGTTTAGAGATTAATTATTGCTGAAATAAGATCCATTAATCACTAAAGTTGTGAACCGGGATTGCACTGCATTAAGAAATTAGCTAAAGTGAGTTGAATCTCACACACTACGATTTAAGCCAATAATTGTaaatgttaattaattaattaatttaggcAAATAATCGATTTGCAGAGTGCGAACAAACTCAGTAGCTAGTACAGCAAACAACTTACGAGACTCGACATTGGCCCAGAAACTTAATGCAATTGCATTGTAGATGAGTAGTACAACATTATTTACGATTTGTACTATTCTGTAACAAGGGTACAATTAATTACTCTTTCCGttctaaataaatttgaatttgtttgattttcacgaagattaaaaaaaattaataaaaaaaataaatttagttggaaagtgggtaaagtggtagaactatcaaaatttaatatagatttgagatagtcgATTAAAATGAACTAAAATGAGATTGAGTGAATAATTTACTTTCTTCGGTTGGATTTTGGACGGTCTAAAGAGACTCTTCAACATGTCTTTATTCAGAGAAATTATATTATACCCCCTCCTCCCTCTTTCCTCCGTTTCAGATTACATGTCCACCTTCAAAAactcacatagtttaagaaaaatgaattttaagaaaaaagaggtgtattaagtcattaattgaacctaatatgtggtatatagttgattttgaaaatataaattagaaacatGTGAAGGAGAGTGGAAGGAGTATATATTTAAGAATACATTGATGGTCGAATTTATCATTATCATGACCTGTTTGGTTGAGTTTAGGAGTTATGTCTTGACATGACTTATGTGATAAGTTGTAAGTTTAAAATgtatgtttggataattttgacttacCAATGACTCATGagctattaaaaatataataataataataaaagtgatttatggataacttatgacttatagttaatttttatcaaaataaaagttcaaaaaaattaagttatcgaaaaaagtacctcaaactactTCCGGTTTTAGATCAATTTCTgttttatttctgattttaaaccAACTCCTAAATTATTATACACACAAAAAAATCAgctaaaaatcaaaaaaacttAAAACTCGAGTTTTAAGTCCAAGCAAACATGCTTGCGCAGGAGTTCATTGGCATGCTTAAAGTTAGTTACATGACAACATCATGTattgttaattttgttatattctTCGCAACTCGAAAGGACAGAAGTTAATTAACTGTATAAGATCCACCTACATTATTATCATGTAATTGTATACTTGGTTAGTTCATAATTAGATGTATATATTGATGGCCATTCTTCCACCATGAAATATTAGATGCTGCCGTACTTGTACACATACTTCCGTAGCTTTCACTGAGCTGTTTTCTGATGATATATTTATTGCGAATATTTTAGGTTCCCCTAATATCACGTCATATTTACTCATATCTATGTAGCATAGCTCCTataatgatatttaaaaaaacaattaaaattttatttggagaGACGTCAATCGgtctaaatttataatcatgacttgaaatgatataatacaatataatattatatctataattattatatgtttagataattttaattatatttgatatatttttatttaaatgatgattttaaattttatcatatcaaaatatgagaaaaacattatttgaaaaaataactcatactaattttttatttaaaaccattttgttaattatttacagaataataatccttctggttaaaatttgaatatgacTTCTATAAACTCATAATTGCCTTTGTAAAACTTTTTCTTGGTAACAATTTCTAGTTCAAAATTAATCTGTTATTTATAGGAGAAAATACTTCCTCCGTTCTATTTTGATCttagttcaaaattaatatgtaattacttaaactttaaatttttatataaaataaaaattataaaaaatattagataaaacTTAAAAGTATATTTATCGAACACATTAAAATACGCGTaaacaataaattatttatataaaatgggACTGAGGTAGTATTAATTATCAAAGCTGTctctaaataaattaaaaaaaaatatttatcaaatgacGTGACATAATATGTGTTAGTTCTAATTTGAAGACACGCACATGTATACACGCGCAATCTCATAAAGAAATTAACAATAATGTATTGACAacagaaaaaaattgtaatttctCAAACTAAATACTTCGTCACAATATGTGCAAGATGGTTTTTCTATAGCCACGTGTGAGTTTGAGAACTTGGTTAGAGATTGTCTCTATTTTTACGAACAATATGTGGGTGCTATTTTGTTTCCGTTTCTAGATTTGTTAATCATACAAAAAATTGACCAGCTTCAATTTTCCGATCCAGATAATTCGGACTACCGTTGCAAATTTAACGCCAGGCCGTTTATTGATTACTGGCGGCGACTTGAATTTCTATAAATGTAGGTCGCCCCGTTCAAGTAGGATTAGAATgagttatataataataataataattaataataataataataataataatgttgtGTACTTTTGTAGTAGTTGATGTTGGATAAAAAGCATAACAAAATTCGATTAACATGAAAGGGTGTGATAGCTAGACTCATAAAATTCGATGACACGATTGTTAAGGTGCGCAGTGATTGAAAAATGAAGTCCAATATCAAAATAcaagatagttttttttttttttgaaacaaaaatacaagatagttaattgatatatatatatatatatatatatatatatatatatataaaatttaaactcctctaattcaacacatatattgataattttttagttaattttcGTAATTATTTGTTACATGGGAAAGATAAAcatgtttggataaatttaacCAAACTAATTTAAATTGCTTTAAATTATGAAGGAATATCAAAATTCACAAGTATCAATAATAATTTGGGAGTTTCTCATAAATAAtcaattcaattttatttttcttacaaaaataccagatctttttcaaatattttcaaaaatatcaaatttttaaaaatatttacaaaaatatggtATGCAACTAATGCAACCATAATTGCAACTGTAGTGAGACCAATTAACTGAATTGCATATGAATGTATTTAGTTGTAAACCGTATTTTTgcatatattttctaaaaaaattgataattttataaatattttcaaatgataGTAAGAtcgcaaaaaaaataattttgttcgATTCCCTAATAAGAGGAATTTTAAGTATATTTATtcattagtttttattattttatttatttgaatgatAATAACTATCATATCAACAGAAAATCACATTGAGTGAAACACAAATATATCTGATGAATTTTAAGCTTACTTCACTACTTAATAAGATTAGTTAAAACTGTACAAATCATGAATTGAAGTGAATCTTGATAGTAAAAGAGTTTGTATTCCATAaagtaatgaatatatatactaggacaatattatataaatttcaagTATTCTACACTTACTAAGTTACTAAACACATAGAGAAAAGAAACTAGTATATATACATGACCCACATTCATTACTCTCCTCACCACTTGGCAATCATCGTCTCATTTAGAGTCTTATTCCATTCATGACTCTTCTATGAACAAAAAGAATGTAATATAGCTCCTTCCCTTATGCTACATTATTATTGTCATATCattatctctctccctctcccttttATTCTCTCCCTCCCGGTTTgaatctctccctctctctccctctctctctctccggcTCATACTCAATAAGTGGATAACAACTCTTGATCCACTCCACCATTCTAGGATTTCTACATCTCTTCTATATCTCCTTCAAGATAAAACTTTATCCACTCTTCCCCCTTCTTTTGTGCATCCATTCTCCACACTCCAATGCCTCTCATCTCCTAGACCACTCTCTCAACTCATACTCACTCAATTCCGGTCCCGAAACTCGAAATTAAAATTCCTCGAATTTTTCACGTAAATAAAATCCTCGTTCATGGATTATTTACAAGAAAGAGCATGGAAAGAATCAAACGATCACCATGTAaacaataacaacaacaataacaacAACTTGAGGCGCGTTTTCGTGCCCGGCCCGGTTATCGTGGGGGCCGGGCCGTCCGGGCTAGCGGTGGCTGCATGCCTGAAGCAACGTGGAATCCCTAGTGTTATTATCGAAAGAACAAATTGTGTAGCATCATTATGGCAACTCAAAAGCTATGATCGGCTCCGCCTTCATTTACCAAAGCAATTTTGTGAGCTTCCTCTCATGCCCTTCCCTCAAAGCTTCCCAACTTACCCTACTAAGCAACAATTCATAACCTACCTTGAGGCCTACGCAACCAAATTCGACATCAACCCGTTATTCGACGAGAGTGTCGAGAGTGCCACGTTCGATTCGGGCATCGGGTTCTGGCGCGTGAGGAGCGTGGGCAAGGGGAAGAGTGGGGAAGAGGGGGGTGGGCATGAGTTTGTGTGTCGGTGGCTCGTGGTGGCCACCGGAGAGAATGCGGAGGAGGTGGTGCCGGAAATTCGGGGAATGAAGGAGTTTAAGGGGCAAATAGTGCATACTAGTTGTTATAAAAGTGGTGGTGCATTTCAAGGGAAGAAAGTTTTGGTGGTTGGATGTGGAAATTCAGGCATGGAAGTTTGCTTTGATCTTTGCCTTCATAATGCTTCTCCTTCCCTTGTTGTTAGAGATGCCGTAAGAATTTCACCACTTTTTTTCCCTTTTCACAATTTTCCTAATTTGATTTTGTCCGACATGTGTTACTAATGTCAAAACTTCGTCAAAAAAAGCCAGATTTATTGTAGTAGCAACTTTCTTAGAGCCTAAAACAAGAAAGCCCGACTCATTTTTAAGTTTCTTTATAATTAAGCATATTCACGCGTCAAAAAAGCCAGATTTATTGTAGAAGCAGTTTTCTGAGAGCCTAAAATAAGAAAACCCgaaattctataaaaaaaatttataattaaacatCATCAGCCTTTGTTGTCATTGTTGTTTTTGACATCCCGTGAACAGAGTGAGAGGATAATATCATGTCATGAGTAATCATATAATCAAACATTGTTTTGAATAAAGGAACTAATTGAAGAACTCTATGTTTCTCAACTTTCTTGAAATTATCAAGCATGCTTTACATTTTTAAGAAGATATGTtgacaaatttattatattcatgaaGTGAGTGTGTTCCATCACTGTCATCTACTACTTCCTGCACTTAAAACTTCCTTGCTCTTTTCTCAGAGTCCCGAATCTTTGATTTTTAATCTGACCCTTGATTTCGAATCGATTTATCTTTGTTTAGGTTCATGTTTTGCCGAGAGAGATGCTTGGAAGATCGACTTTCGGGCTGTCAATGTGGTTGCTCAAGTGGTTTCCAGTCCGCCTAGTCGATGCTTTCTTGTTGATTGTTTGTAGAATTCTGCTCGGAGATACTTCGAAGCTCGGCCTTGTCCGGCCCCGGATCGGACCTCTGGAGCTCAAGAGCTCTGCAGGGAAAACACCCGTGTTGG
Protein-coding regions in this window:
- the LOC108215020 gene encoding indole-3-pyruvate monooxygenase YUCCA6, whose translation is MDYLQERAWKESNDHHVNNNNNNNNNLRRVFVPGPVIVGAGPSGLAVAACLKQRGIPSVIIERTNCVASLWQLKSYDRLRLHLPKQFCELPLMPFPQSFPTYPTKQQFITYLEAYATKFDINPLFDESVESATFDSGIGFWRVRSVGKGKSGEEGGGHEFVCRWLVVATGENAEEVVPEIRGMKEFKGQIVHTSCYKSGGAFQGKKVLVVGCGNSGMEVCFDLCLHNASPSLVVRDAVHVLPREMLGRSTFGLSMWLLKWFPVRLVDAFLLIVCRILLGDTSKLGLVRPRIGPLELKSSAGKTPVLDVGTLDRIKKGDIKVVPGIKRLTRQTVEFVNGETEDFDAIILATGYKSNVPSWLKEKGMFSEKDGFPRQPFPNGWKGDNGLYAVGFTKRGLLGASMDARRIAEDIEGCWKAEVKNLTPLSRS